DNA from Metabacillus flavus:
CTTCACCTCATGCCTTGATGACATGCTTGAAATAGAAGCGCAGTATCAGCGGATCGCCGGTCTTTCAGCCGACCACAGCGAAGGGACCGCAGCCTTTTTAGAAAAAAGAAAACCGCAGTTCTCAGGAAAATAAAAATCAGGAGTGATTGAAATGAGTACAGTTAAAGACAAGAAGTTCGAAACATCTCCAACGATTCGCGAAACGTATCAGCTATTGATTAACGGAGAACGGGTGGACAGCACCTCCGGCGAAACCTTTACTACATACAACCCCGCAACCGGTGATGCGGTAGCAGTTGTGGCGAAAGCCTCCATTGAAGACGCAGACCGTGCCGTCAAAGCAGCAAGAGCCGCATTCGATGCCGGCAAATGGAAGCGCACCCCTATCGGCAAACGCTCCCGTGTACTGAACAAAATTGCTTCGATTATGAGATCGCGATTCAACGAACTGGTCGAGCTTGAAATTCTGGATACAGGAAAAGCCCTGTCAGCTGCTCAAGGCCAGGTTATGCAGGCAATTGAGGATTTCGAATTTTACGCAGGGGCGATCGTCGGCCACCGCGGGGATGTAAACAACGTTCCGGGCCAATTTTTCAACTATACGCAAAAGGAGCCGGTCGGCGTCTGCGCGCAAATTATTCCATGGAACTATCCGCTGATGATGGCTGCATGGAAAGTGGCTCCGGCAATCGCCGTAGGCTGCTGTGTTGTATTGAAACCGGCAAGCCTGACTCCGCTTACGGCCATCGTGCTAACAGAAATTTGCCATGAAGCGGGACTACCTCCGGGAGTGGTCAACGTCACTCCGGGCGCAGGATCGACAATTGGAAATTACCTGGTTGAGCATCCGGAAGTGGATAAAGTGGCCTTTACCGGGTCTACTCCAATCGGAAAAGATATTATGGCAAAAGCAAGCCAGACGCTGAAACGAGTAACGCTGGAGCTTGGAGGAAAATCCCCGAACATCGTCTTCGAAGACGCGGACATCGAGGCGGCGGTCGCAGGCTCCCTTTACGGAATTTTCTACAACACCGGCCAGTCCTGTGAAGCCAGATCCCGTCTTTATGTAGAAGAAAGCATCTATGACGAGTTCATGGAGAAATTCACGGAAAAGGCGAAAAAGCTGAAGCTTGGCAACCCTTTTAATGAAGAAACGCATATTGGCGCAATCATCAGCAAGGATCAGCTTGAAACAATCGATGGCTACGTTCAATCGGCAATTGCGGACGGAGCGACAATTGTGACAGGCGGAAAAGCAGCGACGATGGAAGGCTTTGAGGATGGATACTGGTATGAGCCTACTATCATCACGAACGTGAATCATGACATGAAATCCGTTCAGGAGGAAATCTTCGGCCCGGTCGTCGTGGTGCTGAAATTTAATGGAGAAAAAGAAGCGCTGGCCCTTGCCAATGATACGATTTATGGCCTTGGTTCAGCGATTTGGACAACAAACCAGGCGCGCGCTACACGCGTGGCAAACGAAATCAAAGCCGGCATCGTCATGGTGAACAGTCCGATTTCCGCTTTCCCGGGCACACCGTTCGGCGGCTACAAGCAGTCCGGATTCGGACGCGAGCTATGCGTCGAAACCCTTGATTTGTATACCGAAACGAAGAGTGTCCTTTCATACTTCGGCACTCGTCCGCTGAATTTCTTTAACGTATAAAAGGCAAGTTCAATAGCGAGCGTTTTCCCATCTTGGGGGCCGCTCGCCTTTTTTCTATAAAAGGGGGAAACCGATCATGATCGAACAAATAATGGTTGCCGGCTCCGGGGTTATGGGAAGAGGCATCGCCTATGTAGCCGCTGCAGGCGGCTTTCAGGTTGTGCTGGCAGATGTGAAGGAAGAAGCACTGGAGAGTGCCAAACAAGAAATCGATGGCATCTTTTATAAGGCGCTTAGCCGGGAAATCATGACGGAGGTTCAGGCTGCTGAAGCAAAGGGTCGACTGGTCTATTCCACAAGCCTTGAAGAGGCGGCAAAGCAAGCCGACCTGATAATAGAAGCTGTTCCTGAGAAAAAAGAAATCAAGCAGGCGGTTTTTGAGATACTTGACGCGAATGCACCGGCCCATTGCCTTTTTGCCACGAATACCTCGACGATGAGCCCGACCGAAATCGGATCCTTCACAAAGCGGCCGGAAAACGTCATTGCGATGCACTTTTTCAATCCTGTACATAAAATGCCCCTCATCGAGATCATCAGAGGCCTTGAAACGAGCGATGAGACGGCTGAAGCGATTCAGGCTGCTGCCAAAAGAATGAAGAAGGAAACCGTCCTGATCAATGAATTCCCGGGGTTCGTCACAAGCAGGATCAGTGCCCTCGTCGGAAACGAAGCGTTTTACATGCTTCAGGAAGGCGTCGGTACAGCAGAAGAAATCGATAAAGCAATCCGTCTCGGATTGAACTATCCGATGGGGCCGTTTGAGCTCGGGGACCTCGTCGGACTGGATACAAGGCTGAACAACCTGAATTACCTGCACGAAACGCTTGGGGAAAAATACAGGCCGGCACCGCTCCTCGTTCAATACGTGAAAGCAGGAAGACTGGGACGTAAATCAGGGAAAGGCGTTTATGACTATACGGAAAAGTAAAAGGAGGAGCTTGCTGTGCATGAAGCAGTCATTGTTGATGCCGTCCGGACGCCGATCGGCCGGTATAAAGGGGCTTTAAAAACCGTTCGGCCGGATGATTTAGGTGCGATTGTCATAAGAGGACTTCTTGAACGGAACAAAGGGGTTGAAGGCATTGAAGAAGTCGTATTCGGATGCGCGAACCAGGCGGGAGAGGATAACCGGAACGTCGCGCGCATGTCCGCGCTTCTTGCCGGTCTGCCTGTTGAAACTGCTGGCACCACCATCAACCGGCTGTGCGGTTCAGGACTTGATGCCGTAAACTATGCGGCAAGGGCCATTTTAGCAGGGGAAGGGGATATATACATTGCGGGCGGAACGGAAAGCATGACGCGCGCGCCATTCGTGATGGGCAAGCCGGAATCTGATTTTCCAAGAGGAAGCATGGAGCTGCTGGATACAACCATCGGTTGGCGCTTTATCAATAGAAGGCTGGAAGAGAAGTACGGCACGGATTCCATGCCAGAAACGGCCGAAAACGTAGCGCAGCAGTTTGGCATCACAAGAGAGGAACAGGATCAGTTTGCCTATGAAAGTCAGATGAAAGCGGCAAAAGCAATGGAAAGCGGCAGGTTTCAGCAGGAAATCATTCCTGTTTCCATCCGCGACCGAAAAGGAAATGAACATTTGGTGGTTCAGGATGAACATCCCCGTCCGGAAACGGTTCTCGAAAAACTGGCGTCACTCAAGCCGCTGTTTCCGGATGGTACCGTAACAGCAGGAAATGCATCCGGAGTAAATGACGGGGCGGCTGCCCTGCTGATGATGAGCTCAGAGAAAGCGAGAGAGCTTGGATTACAGCCGCTCGCAAAATACAAGGTTTCCGCAGTTGCCGGTCTCGAACCGTCCATCATGGGAATGGGACCGGTGCATGCTGCGAAAAAAGCGCTGTCCCGAGCCGGCCTAACCGTCGGCGCTATTGGACTGACAGAACTGAATGAAGCCTTCGCATCTCAATCGCTTGCATGTATAAATGAACTGGGATTGGACCGGCACAAGGTCAATGTAAACGGCGGCGCCATTGCGTTCGGCCACCCCCTTGGAGCAAGCGGAGCCCGAATTTTAACAACCCTTTTATACGAAATGAAAAGGCAGCGCGTTCAATTCGGACTCGCCGCCATGTGTGTCGGCGTAGGGCAGGGTATTGCGACAATTATTGAAAACATTGAATAGGAGGAAACGCGTTGAAAAACCTGATTTTTGAAAAGAAAAACGGAATTGCGTATGTCACCCTGAACCGTCCCGAATCGCTGAACTGCTTTAACTTTGAGATGCTGTCTGAGCTCGGTGTATTGACTGAGGAACTTCGTCATGACCGGGAAATCAGGGTTGTCATTTTTACAGGGGCTGGCGATAAATCCTTCAGCTCCGGCGCTGATTTAAAGGAAAGACGCACACTTGGCGAGGATGACGTTCGGCGCAATGTGCTCAAAATCAGAACCGTTTTTCATGAAATCTCCAAGCTCCCTCAGGTGACCATTGCGGCAGTCAACGGCTATGCATTTGGCGGAGGATTCGAGCTGATGCTTGCCTGTGATTTCCGTCTTGCAGCCGGCCATGCAAAAATGGGCCTGACGGAAACAAGCTGGGCTATCATTCCGGGAGCGGGAGGAACACAGCGCCTGCCGCGTTTGATTGGCGAAGCCCGGGCAAAGGAACTGATTCTGACCGCCCGAAAAATTGATGCCGAACAGGCTTATAAGTACGGTATTTTAACAAAGACAGTCCCGGGACCGGAATTGATGAAGGAGTGCGAGCACCTCGCCCAAGAAATTTTAAGAAACGGACCCGTTGCAGTGGAGCAGGCAAAATACGCCATCAGTGCTGGAATGGAAACGGATTTGGAGAGCGGACTGAACATTGAAGCGGAAGCATACGAGCAAACCATTCCAACCTATGACAGAAGAGAAGCCCTCCTCGCCTTTTCCGAAAAACGGACTCCCGAATTTATGGGCAAGTAAAGGAAAGGTATTGACAGAAGCTAACCTTTCATTGTCAAATGGAGGATAATAGAGCGCTTAACTTTTGACAGAGAGTAGTGAACGCAATGAACAGCACCATCAACACGAGATCGATGATCTTTACTTTATACGGAGATTACATCCGCCATTACGGCAATGAAATATGGATCGGGAGCCTGATCCGCCTCCTCAAGGAATTCGGGCACAACGAACAGTCAGTACGCGCCGCGATTTCAAGAATGAACAAGCAGGGCTGGGTAACATCCAAAAAAATCGGCAACAAAAGCCACTACTTTTTAACTGAACGCGGCTCCATCCGGATGGAGGAAGCAGCCAAACGAATCTTCAAGCTCAGCCCCGATCAATGGGACGGCAAATGGCGGCTATTCATCTATTCCATCCCCGAAGAAAAGCGCGCCATCCGCGACGAACTGCGCAAAGAACTCGTCTGGAGCGGATTCGGAACCATGGCCAACAGTTGCTGGGTTTCCCCAAACGAACTGACGAAAGAAGTCTATGCCCTAATGGACAAATACGAAATCCGTCCCTATGTTCACTTCTTCGTATCCCAATACGACGGACCCCATGAAAACAAAAAGCTCGTCGAAGAATGCTGGGACTTAAACGAAATCAACAACCGCTACGAAGCCTTTATCGCCGAATACAGCCAGAAGTACATCATCGACAAAAACAAAATCCAAAAAGGCGAAATGACCGACGCCGAATGCTTCGTCGAACGCACAAAGCTCGTCCACGAATACCGCAAATTCCTATTCAGCGACCCCGGCCTCCCAGAAGAACTGCTCCCTGAAAAATGGCTTGGCAGCCACGCCGCCTCCCTTTTCAGCAGCTACTACCGGGAACTAGCCGAACCGGCCAGCCGCTTCTTTGAAGAGGTGTTCCAAGAGGGCAATGAGCTGACCAATAAGGATTCCGAATATGATGTGTTTCAGCATCCTTTGCTGGTGGAGGAGAAGTAGGGTTTGGGTTTCGATTCTGTGTGGCTGCACTGACTCGCAGCATAGTGGTTGCACTGACCCTCAGTGCAGTAACGCATTGGGGGAATGAGCAAGGAGCGGGCGAACCCTTATACGGCCTTACCTCTTGATCAGCGGGGACGGAGGTTTAGTGCTTTAGCGGAGCGGGGGTCAGTGCAAAAACCAAGCTCGCACTCTGTAAACGTTCTAACGGGCACAGGGTGCCAGTCCCCACATCCTTTACCGCAACAGGGGACAGAGGGAGCGTCCTTCTAAGCCTTGCGCAGCAAGGGATTGAAGAATAGGTGCCGGAGCTTTATCTCACTAACAGATAGCGGGTCAGGCACGGTGCCAGTCCCCACACCATTCACCGCAACCGGGGACGGAGGCCATACTCTTTAAAGCCTTGCGCAGCAAGGATTTAAAAAACAGGTGCCATAGCTTTAGTTCACTAATGAAGCGCGGGTCAGGAACCACCGTCCACCCGCAACTCTCATTAAAAAGCCACCCTAAAATGTAAGCGTTACCAAGACCGAGAAAGGAGCACTCACCATGAACAGACTATGCGAAATTCTAAATATCGAAGTTCCCATCATCCAAGGAGGAATGGGCAACATCAGCAATGCGCAGCTGACTGCGGCTATTTCAGAGGCTGGAGCGCTTGGGACGATTGGAGCGGGTACCCGCTCGCCGGAGGAGGTGGAGAGGATCATATTGGAGACGAAGGAGCGGACGGAACGCCCTTTTGCAGTAAATATTGCTCTTTCCGTGTCCGGGCATGCAAAGGGAATTGCTGAGCTGATTGTTAAGCATAAGGTGCATGCTGTATCGCTTTCTGCCGGAAATCCGGCTGCATTCGCCCCATACTTCAAAGAGCATGGAGTAAAGGTGCTGTCGGTAACGGCTTCTGTGAAACAGGCGAGGAAGGCAGAGGCGATCGGAGCGGATGCAGTGATCGGTGAAGGCTATGAAGCGGCAGGATTGAATTCGCCGTTTGAGACGACGACTTTGACTTTAATTCCCCAGCTTGCAGATGCTGTAGGAATTCCCGTAGCCGCTGCCGGCGGGATCGGCGATGGCAGAGCTCTTGCCGCAATGCTTGCCCTTGGAGCGGAAGGGGTTCAGATGGGCACGCGTTTTATTGCGACGAAGGAAGCGCCGTTTTCTCCTCTTTATAAAGAGCGTATTCTTGAGGCGGATGATGAGGGGACGATGATTATTGGACGGTCAGTTGGACGGGTGAGAAGAGTCCTGAAGAATCCTTATACGGGCCTGATCATCGAACGGGAGCGCGAGGGGATGACGCTTGAAGAATACAATAAACAAACAAATGAGGATTTCCATATTGCAGGTGCCATTCATGGCAATGAGCAAGAGGGGTATTGGAACAGCGGCCAAATTGCCGGGTTGATAAAAGAGGTTCCTTCAGTAAAGGATTTAATCTTGGGTATGAAGCAAGAAATGGAGGAAACGATTGGCAGACTGGGTGTTTATCGGGCACAGTCTACCCGTATAGAATAAGAATTTTCAATATTCTAAAAATAGATTGACGGGCTAATTTCCTGATGATACCATTACGGTAAATTAACGAAGTTCACATTTTCGACACGCGATTTTCTATTTTTTTCAAAAAGAGCTGTACATTAAAGGGGGATCTTAATGGGGAAGAAAACGAGAGTGTGGCTGGGTATGGCAGTGGCAGCCGGTCTAATTTTAAGCGGCTGCGGTAATAAGGAAGGTGCTTCCGGAGAAACCGGCGGCGATGGTGCGGGCAAAACGTATAAAATCGGTGTTACCCAGATTGTCGAGCATCCATCCTTGGATGATGCTTATAAAGGATTCAAAAAAGCACTTGAGGATAAGGGGATTAAAGCAGAATTTGATGTGAAGAATGCCCAGGGCGATGCCAGTACGAATACGACGATCGCAACGACCCTTGTAAGCCAGAAGCCAGATCTCATCTTTGCGAACTCCACACCAAGCTCCCAGGCAGCATTAAGTGCTACGAAAGACATTCCGATCATCTTCAGCTCTGTGACAGATCCGGTCGGAGCTGAGCTGGTCGCCTCTCTTGATAAACCGGGCAGCAATGTAACGGGCACCATTGATTCTCACCCTGAAGCCATTCCAAGTACAATGAAATTTATTAAAGACGAGCTTGGCGGCAAAAAAGTAGGCATGCTTTACAATGCCGGCGAGCAGAACTCTGTATCCCAGGTTGAATCGGTTAAAAAGCTAATGGGAGAAATGGACCTTGAGCCGGTCACTGCTTCTGTTTCCACAACCGCAGATGTGAAGCAGGCTGCTGAATCATTAGCCGGAAAAGTGGATGCATTTTATATCGTAACCGATAATACGGTGATATCAGCTATTGAGTCCGTCGTCTCGGTTTCAAATGACAAAAAAATTCCGCTGCTGACAGCTGACCTCGATTCTTTGAAACGGGGCGCTTTCGCGGCATACGGATTCCAATATTATGATATCGGATACCAGGCAGGCGAAATGGCTGCGCAGGTCCTTGAAGGAAAAAAACCAGGCGAGATCGCAGTTGAAGTGCCTGGAAAGCTGAAGCTCATGATGAATAAAAAAGCTGCGGAAGCCATGGGAATTGAAATCAAACCGGAATGGGACAAAATGGCGGAATACACGGAATAACAGTTAGGGGCGATTCAGAATGTTTTCTGCATTATTCGGTTCAGTAGAATTGGGCATTATTTATGCGATTATGGCGCTCGGTGTCTATCTTTCCTTCCGGGTGCTGGATTTCCCTGACCTGACCGTAGACGGAAGCTTTGTAACGGGTGCCTCTGTGGCAGCCGCCATGATTGTCCTGGGGTTTAATCCGGTTGCTGCGACCGCTGCATCGATTGCGGCCGGCTTCGCAGCAGGATGTATGACGGGGGTTCTGCATACAAAAGGGAAGATCAATCCGCTTCTTTCAGGAATTTTAATGATGATTGCCTTGTATTCCATTAATCTGCGGATTATGGGAACGACGTCCGAAACGTCAATCGGGATTCCGAATATCCCGTTGCTAAACTCGGAAACGATTTTCACATCCATCTCTGATTTTTCAAAGAATATCGGCATTGACGCTCCTCTGAACAGCCTGTTCTCAAGTTTAGGTCTAGGGGACAGTCTCCCTTCCGGATGGGGCATCCTGCTTTTCATGCTGATCGTTACATTTTTCATCAAATGGCTGACGGACCGTTTCCTTAAAACAGAAACAGGCTTAGCGATTCGGGCAACCGGTGACAATCAGCGGATGATCCGGAGCTTTTCAGCCAATACGGACTCCCTGATCATTTTGGGGTTGGGTCTATCAAATGCACTTGTTGCCCTGTCCGGAGCGCTCGTTGCCCAATATGCCAAGTTTTCGGACATCGGCATGGGGATTGGAATGATTATTATTGGTCTCGCATCTGTCATTATCGGCGAAGCCATATTCGGAACAAAAACGATTGCGAGAACAACGCTTGCCGTCATTGGCGGGGCGGTCATTTACCGCATCGTGATTAGTCTCTCTCTTCAAGTCGAAGGGCTGGATACCGGTGATCTGAAGCTGATTACCGCAGTGATTGTTATTTTTGCCCTCATCATGCCAAAGATGCTGGAACAGCGCCGCCAAAAGAAACGAAAAGCGCGGAGATACAAAGAACGGATGCAAGACCTTCACGGTGTAAACGGAGAGGGGGAGGCCATTGCTGCATCTAAAGCAGATTAACAAGATTTTTAACGAAGGAACACTCGATGAAAAAATAGCGCTCGATTCAATCAACCTTTCGCTGAAAAAGGGAGATTTCGTTACCATCATCGGAAGCAATGGAGCCGGTAAATCAACGGTAATGAACGTGATTTCCGGCGTCCTGCCGCCCGATACCGGTATCGTTGAAATTGAAGGGAAGGACGTAACCGTGCTTCCTGAATACAAGCGTTCCAAACTGATCGGGAGGGTTTTCCAGGACCCGATGGCAGGAACAGCGCCCTCTATGACTATTGAGGAAAATCTGGCGATGGCTTATTCAAGGAACAAAAAACGGGGATTTGGAACAGCGGTCACAAGAAAACGCCGTGACTTCTTCAAAGAGTCGCTCGAATCGCTGCATCTCGGTCTGGAGAATCGGATGAATGCCAAAGTGGGCATGCTTTCCGGTGGTGAGAGACAGGCGCTCTCCCTGCTGATGGCGACCTTTACAGAGCCTTCGATTCTTTTGCTGGATGAGCATACGGCAGCACTGGATCCGTCCAGAGCGGAGCTGATTACCAATTTAACAAGGGAAATTGTCAGCAAATACGGACTGACGACCCTTATGGTGACCCATAATATGCAGCAGGCACTGGACCTTGGCAACCGGCTGATTATGATGGATAAAGGGCAGATTATTTTATCAGTGGATGAAGAGAAGAAAAAAGAGCTGACCATTGAAAAACTTATGAGAGAGTTTCAAAGAATACGGGGCGAGCAGATGGCAAATGACCGGGCGCTGCTGAACGCATGAAAGGAAGGAGTAAAATCCTTCTTTTTTTGATTGAAAATTATATAACGAAATGATAAGATTGCGTTAAATAAACGTTATTAACAATTATTGTAACATTATGTCGAATTCAGCGTGTAAAGGCGGGGTTAGATGAAAAAGGGGATGGAGCTTGGCTGCCAGGCTGCCTGCGAAGTGATGGTTACACCGGATATGTACGCTCAATTTGAAGGGAAGGTTGTTCATCCCGTCTATTCCACTGTCTCGATGGTGCACAGTATGGAGTGGGCATCGAGGAAGATCATTCTTCCTTTTTTGGAGGATTCAGAAGAGGGAATGGGAGCCTCGGTAAAGCTTAAGCACATTGCGCCTGCGGGTGAGGGATCGCTTGTACGGGTGGTCGCAACGCTTGTGAAAAAAGAGAGAAACCTTGTTTACACGGATGTTGAAGCCTATTCGGAAAACCGGCTTATCGGAAAGGGAGAAGTGGTTCAGGTCATCCTGCAGAAAGAAGAAATCTCTTCAAAAATTCAGCAGGCTCTTAAGGGAGGAAGAAAATGAAAGCGTTTACTTTATTGGAGAACCGGGGGACAGCAGGAATGGATGTATTCGCTAAAATCAGCGGACACGAGCAAGTGGTCTTCTGCAACGATCCCCATACAGGGTTAAAAGCCATAATCGCCATACATAACACGACTCTCGGTCCGGCACTTGGAGGATGCAGAATGCTGCCATATGCCAGCATAGGTGAAGCGGTGAATGATGTTCTGCGGCTATCCAGGGGCATGACTTATAAATGCGCCGCAGCGGATGTGGATTTTGGCGGGGGGAAATCCGTTATTGTGGGGGATCCGCTGACAGACAAATCACCTGAAATGTTCCGGGCCTTCGGGCAGTTCGTTGAATCGCTAAGTGGAAGGTTTTATACAGGAACGGATATGGGCACAACACCGGAGGATTTCGTTCATGCTTCGAAAGAAACGCGTTGCATCGTCGGCATTCCTGAAGAATACGGCGGCAGCGGTGATTCATCGGTTCCAACTGCGCTTGGAGTAATTTATGGCATAAAAGCCACGAATAAGGCGGTTTGGGGAGATG
Protein-coding regions in this window:
- a CDS encoding NAD(P)H-dependent flavin oxidoreductase produces the protein MNRLCEILNIEVPIIQGGMGNISNAQLTAAISEAGALGTIGAGTRSPEEVERIILETKERTERPFAVNIALSVSGHAKGIAELIVKHKVHAVSLSAGNPAAFAPYFKEHGVKVLSVTASVKQARKAEAIGADAVIGEGYEAAGLNSPFETTTLTLIPQLADAVGIPVAAAGGIGDGRALAAMLALGAEGVQMGTRFIATKEAPFSPLYKERILEADDEGTMIIGRSVGRVRRVLKNPYTGLIIEREREGMTLEEYNKQTNEDFHIAGAIHGNEQEGYWNSGQIAGLIKEVPSVKDLILGMKQEMEETIGRLGVYRAQSTRIE
- a CDS encoding acetyl-CoA C-acyltransferase, producing the protein MHEAVIVDAVRTPIGRYKGALKTVRPDDLGAIVIRGLLERNKGVEGIEEVVFGCANQAGEDNRNVARMSALLAGLPVETAGTTINRLCGSGLDAVNYAARAILAGEGDIYIAGGTESMTRAPFVMGKPESDFPRGSMELLDTTIGWRFINRRLEEKYGTDSMPETAENVAQQFGITREEQDQFAYESQMKAAKAMESGRFQQEIIPVSIRDRKGNEHLVVQDEHPRPETVLEKLASLKPLFPDGTVTAGNASGVNDGAAALLMMSSEKARELGLQPLAKYKVSAVAGLEPSIMGMGPVHAAKKALSRAGLTVGAIGLTELNEAFASQSLACINELGLDRHKVNVNGGAIAFGHPLGASGARILTTLLYEMKRQRVQFGLAAMCVGVGQGIATIIENIE
- the paaX gene encoding phenylacetic acid degradation operon negative regulatory protein PaaX, with the protein product MNTRSMIFTLYGDYIRHYGNEIWIGSLIRLLKEFGHNEQSVRAAISRMNKQGWVTSKKIGNKSHYFLTERGSIRMEEAAKRIFKLSPDQWDGKWRLFIYSIPEEKRAIRDELRKELVWSGFGTMANSCWVSPNELTKEVYALMDKYEIRPYVHFFVSQYDGPHENKKLVEECWDLNEINNRYEAFIAEYSQKYIIDKNKIQKGEMTDAECFVERTKLVHEYRKFLFSDPGLPEELLPEKWLGSHAASLFSSYYRELAEPASRFFEEVFQEGNELTNKDSEYDVFQHPLLVEEK
- a CDS encoding aldehyde dehydrogenase family protein, which encodes MSTVKDKKFETSPTIRETYQLLINGERVDSTSGETFTTYNPATGDAVAVVAKASIEDADRAVKAARAAFDAGKWKRTPIGKRSRVLNKIASIMRSRFNELVELEILDTGKALSAAQGQVMQAIEDFEFYAGAIVGHRGDVNNVPGQFFNYTQKEPVGVCAQIIPWNYPLMMAAWKVAPAIAVGCCVVLKPASLTPLTAIVLTEICHEAGLPPGVVNVTPGAGSTIGNYLVEHPEVDKVAFTGSTPIGKDIMAKASQTLKRVTLELGGKSPNIVFEDADIEAAVAGSLYGIFYNTGQSCEARSRLYVEESIYDEFMEKFTEKAKKLKLGNPFNEETHIGAIISKDQLETIDGYVQSAIADGATIVTGGKAATMEGFEDGYWYEPTIITNVNHDMKSVQEEIFGPVVVVLKFNGEKEALALANDTIYGLGSAIWTTNQARATRVANEIKAGIVMVNSPISAFPGTPFGGYKQSGFGRELCVETLDLYTETKSVLSYFGTRPLNFFNV
- a CDS encoding 3-hydroxyacyl-CoA dehydrogenase translates to MIEQIMVAGSGVMGRGIAYVAAAGGFQVVLADVKEEALESAKQEIDGIFYKALSREIMTEVQAAEAKGRLVYSTSLEEAAKQADLIIEAVPEKKEIKQAVFEILDANAPAHCLFATNTSTMSPTEIGSFTKRPENVIAMHFFNPVHKMPLIEIIRGLETSDETAEAIQAAAKRMKKETVLINEFPGFVTSRISALVGNEAFYMLQEGVGTAEEIDKAIRLGLNYPMGPFELGDLVGLDTRLNNLNYLHETLGEKYRPAPLLVQYVKAGRLGRKSGKGVYDYTEK
- a CDS encoding ABC transporter substrate-binding protein — encoded protein: MGKKTRVWLGMAVAAGLILSGCGNKEGASGETGGDGAGKTYKIGVTQIVEHPSLDDAYKGFKKALEDKGIKAEFDVKNAQGDASTNTTIATTLVSQKPDLIFANSTPSSQAALSATKDIPIIFSSVTDPVGAELVASLDKPGSNVTGTIDSHPEAIPSTMKFIKDELGGKKVGMLYNAGEQNSVSQVESVKKLMGEMDLEPVTASVSTTADVKQAAESLAGKVDAFYIVTDNTVISAIESVVSVSNDKKIPLLTADLDSLKRGAFAAYGFQYYDIGYQAGEMAAQVLEGKKPGEIAVEVPGKLKLMMNKKAAEAMGIEIKPEWDKMAEYTE
- a CDS encoding ABC transporter ATP-binding protein, encoding MLHLKQINKIFNEGTLDEKIALDSINLSLKKGDFVTIIGSNGAGKSTVMNVISGVLPPDTGIVEIEGKDVTVLPEYKRSKLIGRVFQDPMAGTAPSMTIEENLAMAYSRNKKRGFGTAVTRKRRDFFKESLESLHLGLENRMNAKVGMLSGGERQALSLLMATFTEPSILLLDEHTAALDPSRAELITNLTREIVSKYGLTTLMVTHNMQQALDLGNRLIMMDKGQIILSVDEEKKKELTIEKLMREFQRIRGEQMANDRALLNA
- a CDS encoding thioesterase family protein: MKKGMELGCQAACEVMVTPDMYAQFEGKVVHPVYSTVSMVHSMEWASRKIILPFLEDSEEGMGASVKLKHIAPAGEGSLVRVVATLVKKERNLVYTDVEAYSENRLIGKGEVVQVILQKEEISSKIQQALKGGRK
- a CDS encoding enoyl-CoA hydratase-related protein; protein product: MKNLIFEKKNGIAYVTLNRPESLNCFNFEMLSELGVLTEELRHDREIRVVIFTGAGDKSFSSGADLKERRTLGEDDVRRNVLKIRTVFHEISKLPQVTIAAVNGYAFGGGFELMLACDFRLAAGHAKMGLTETSWAIIPGAGGTQRLPRLIGEARAKELILTARKIDAEQAYKYGILTKTVPGPELMKECEHLAQEILRNGPVAVEQAKYAISAGMETDLESGLNIEAEAYEQTIPTYDRREALLAFSEKRTPEFMGK
- a CDS encoding ABC transporter permease, which codes for MFSALFGSVELGIIYAIMALGVYLSFRVLDFPDLTVDGSFVTGASVAAAMIVLGFNPVAATAASIAAGFAAGCMTGVLHTKGKINPLLSGILMMIALYSINLRIMGTTSETSIGIPNIPLLNSETIFTSISDFSKNIGIDAPLNSLFSSLGLGDSLPSGWGILLFMLIVTFFIKWLTDRFLKTETGLAIRATGDNQRMIRSFSANTDSLIILGLGLSNALVALSGALVAQYAKFSDIGMGIGMIIIGLASVIIGEAIFGTKTIARTTLAVIGGAVIYRIVISLSLQVEGLDTGDLKLITAVIVIFALIMPKMLEQRRQKKRKARRYKERMQDLHGVNGEGEAIAASKAD